CGATGCGTCGCGACTGCTGGAGGAGATCGAACGCCGCGGCCTCTTCGTCAGCGTGCTCGACGCCGACGAACTGACGCTGCGCCAGCACGACCTCGTGCGCGACTTCCTGCTCGACCGCCTCGAACGCGATCACCCCGAGGAACTGCCCGGACTGCTGTGCCGCGCGGCCGTTGGTGAACCCGACCTCGCACGCGCGGTGGGCTACTTCACGCGCGCCGGCGCATGGGAGCAGGCCGCCGATGCGCTGGCCAAGCGCGGCCCGCTGCTCGTCGCCTCGGGCGGCGCCACCTTGCCCGCGATGCTCGCCACGCTGCCCGCCGCCGCCATCGACGCGCGGCCCGACCTGCTGGTGCTGCAGGGCATGGTCGCGTTCCTGGCCTTCGACTTCGACACCACCGTGTCCGCGATGTCGCGCGCGAGCACCGGCTTCGCACGGGCCGGCCGGGCCGCCGATGCCGCACTCGCGAAGGCGTATGCGTGCATCGCGATGCAGAACACCGGGCGGGTGCACGAGGCCGCGTTCGAGTTGACACGTCTTCGCGCGCTGCCCCTCGACGACGCGTCACGTGCCGTGATCGCCTTCGGCAGCGCGTGGGCGGCCTATGCCGAACTGCGGGCAGAGGACGTCGCGGGCCATTTCACCGAGATGGTGGAAGCGCTCGAACGTGTGCCCGACCTGCAGATCTGGAACCTCTGCTTCTTCCACAGCTTCCTCGCGGGACTGCCGAACGTGAACCCGCTGATGGAGCGCTTCGCCGACGGGGCGTTCCGCATCGCCGGGGAACATCCGTCGCACCTGCGTGCGGGCGTGCTGCATGCGAGGGTGTGGCTCGCGCTGTCGGCGGGACGGCTCGACGAGGCGGCGGCGTGGATGTCCCGTGCCGACGAGGCGTGCCACTGGCTCGGGCAGCCGTGCAGCGTGGCGACCGAAAACTACAACGCGCGCATCCTCATCCATGCGCTGCTGGGGCGGCGCGAGGCGAGCGAGGCCGCGGCCAAGGCCTGCCTCGACGACATGCGCCATGCGACCACGACGAGCAACCGGCTGACCCACGAGTACGAGATCCTGCTGGTGCAGGCGCGGGCGCGGTGGATCTTCCAGGACGTGGCGGGGTTGCGGGCGGTGCGTGCGGAGTTCGCTGCCGCGCGCAATCCGCTCGAATGGCCGGCGGCGGAGCGGCAGGCCCGGTACCTGGATGCGCTGCTGGCGCTGGCGGAGGAGCGGCTGGCCGATGCGCTGGTGCTGCTGGGGCCGCTGGCCGAGGACGTCGAGCGCTGGTGCTTCTTCCCGGCGGTGCAGGCGCGCGTGATGCGGGCGGACGTGCTGGTGCGGCTGGGGGAGACGGAGGCCGCTGCGGCGTCGCTGTCGCCGTGGGTGGCGAACGCGGTGCATGGGCGGGAGCTGGGCGGGGCGCTGCTGGCGGGGCCGGCCGCGCTGGCGCGGCTGGCCGGCGTGGCATGGGGCGCGCTGTTGCCGGCGGCAGCGGTTTCCCTGCTGAGGCGTCTGGCCGACCTGCTGGCGCCGCACCACGCGCCCGCACCGACGGCCTCGGCGCTGTCGGCCCAGGCGACGCTGCTGAGCGACCGCGAGCACGAGGTGCTCGCCCGCATCGCGGCCGGCGACAGCAACAAGCTGATCGCCCGCGCCTTCGATCTCAGTCCGCACACGGTCAAGCGGCACGTGGCGAACATCCTGGGCAAACTGGGCGTGGACACCCGCGGGCAGGCCGCGGCGTGGTACCGGGACCAGGGTTCCGGCCCCCCTCACGGAGGAATGCCGTCATGACCATCAAGCGCATGGACAACGTCCTGATCGTCGTCGACGACCTCGAGGCGGTGAAGGCGTTCTTTCTCGAACTGGGCCTGAAGCTCGAAGGCGAGACCACGGTGGAAGGCCCCGACATCGGCCGCCTCATCGGCATCGGCCACGTGCGCGCCACGCTCTCGATGCTGCGCACGGCCGACGGGCAGGGCATCGAGCTGGACAAGTTCCACACGCCGGAGGCGGTGCGGTTCGGGCCGGTGGACATGCCGGTGAACGCACTGGGCCTTCGCCGGATCATGTTCGCGGTCGACGGCCTCGATGCGCTCGTGGCGCGCATGTCGGCCCATGGGTTCGAACTCATCGGTCGGATGCGGTATGGGCAGTCGTACGAACTGGCCTACATCCGTGGGCCCGAGGGAATCATCGTGGGGCTCGCCGAGCAACTCGGCTGACGGGGTGGCCGGGCGAACTGAACCGATCTTCACTGAGGCGACTTTCCCGCCGCACTGATGCCAGGACCCGAGCCGGATGCGCCCTTGCCGCTGGACTTTGCCTGCGGGGTCGGAGTCTGCCCTGAATGGCCGAACCCACCCGTCCCGGTCTCCTTTTTCAGGCAAAGCTCTCGACACTTGTTGCTGTTGGAGTCCCAGTCGTAGGTGCATCCCTTTTTCTCCTTCTTCATGCAAGCGACAACCGGGTTGACGACGCTCTGAGTCTGAGCGGTGGCAGTTCCGGCCACACCGACAAGGAGGACCGCGACGAAACGTGCCTGAAGTGAGTGAAAGTGCATGTTTTCTCCCTTACTGGCTCAGTTCTCGAACGGCGTCCGCGAGGCATTCATCGAGCTTGGACGCGGGGGTAGGGACGTTCTTCCTGCACCATTCGATGGCGGGAGGCATCGCAGCCAGGCGTCGGGCCTTCTTGCTGTCGACGTTGGCCGCAGGAACCGATTCCCCGTCGCTGAAGCTGGGGGTGCTAAGCGTCTGGTACTCCGTCTTCATGATGCCTCCGATGGTTGCCATCCCCGCCCCGATGACGAAGACCAATACGCCGGTAGAAGCAACTTTCAGTGAGACGGAGTACTTGCTGTCCGGAGATTGGCCGGTGACGTCGATGCCGCCCGCATCGATTCCCAGTGCGATGAGCATCAATCCGATGCTGATCACGGCGAAGCCGATGTGCATGACCGCGAGCTTCATCTGTTGCTTGCTGACCATCACCGCGCGGTTGCTCGTCTCCACGAAGATCAGTGCAGCCATCGCATAGTCATGTGCGTCGACGGGCTTGCCGGCTCGTTCCGGAAGGATGTCCGACAGCTTCGGGGTCACGGCCGCGGAGATCCCGACGTCCATTCGGTTCATGACGGTGTATGCCTGAAACAGAAGGGCGGAGGGCAGCAGGAAGCCGAAACCGAAGACGACGAGTACGCGGACAAGTGCCCGGGGCATCTGCCGAAGGTGGAGTAGCGTTCTCCGAGGCGGATTGAGCATCGGGTTTCCTGTCTCTTGTCTTGGACGATGGTCATCCGCATCCTACTTTCGCGGGTCAGCCCTCGAAATCATTCATCTGTGGGATGAGTCGTGGGCTCTTCGCCTTCGTAGAACCTGAGGATGGCGGTCCGTTCCTGGCGCCCTGATGATCGGGATGGCAGTCACGTCGTGGCTCGACGGATGTTGCCGAGGGAGTCACTCCGCAGGGATGACTTGCTCTCCCGGAAGTGAGGCAGAGATGACTTTCACGGTAGAGAAAACCATCCGGATCAGTGACGTGCTCACGATCTTTGCCGTCACCATCTCGCTGGTGGCCCTCATGTCCACGCTCTCCAAGGACCGGGAGGAACGAGAGAGGGACCACGCCAGCCGGGTGCGCTCCGCTGCAGCGGCAATGCTCATCAAGGTCGATCGGTGGCAGGCGCTGCAGCTGTCGCTGTATCAAGAGTTGCAGCCGACTTTCGTGGAGCTGAGTGAGCAACTCCTCAAGAACTACAACACCCGAACGGTCCGGGACGAGCTTTGGAAGAGGATCTCGTTCGAGCGATCGAAGATTTCGGCGAAGGTCGTCGACGAGCAGCTGAGCTCGGCCTACTCGGATTTGATTGCGACCTTTCCCGCGGCGAGGGAGAAGCTGCAGTCGGCCCACGAGAAACTGGCCGAGGCCGAGAGCCTGGTCACGGACAGCTTCATGGCGGTGACCGAAGCCCGCATCCTTCCACTCCAGAACCAGCGGGAGTCCTATGAGACGGCCAAGCTTGGCAACCTGCTCCGAGACGCAGCGGCGTTCTCTTCCAGGGAATTGAAGCGGCGGTCGGACGATGCCGCGAAACCTCTGCGCGACTACCTGCTCTCCGTGATCGCGAAGAAGGATTCGGACATCGTTCAGGCGAGCCGCAGCGGGAGCTGATCATGCACCTCGGGCCGCGGCAATAATCGCGGCACTCGGGATGTTCCGAGCCGCAATCACGAACGGGGAATCATGAAAAGAATGCTGGTGGTGCTGGGGATCCTGCTCGGGGGCTGCGCCTCGCAGGCGCCCACGGTGGACGTGTCCGGACTCGAGCGGTCCAGCGTGCTCCGGGTCGAGGACCTGCGACCGGAGACCGAACGGCGAAGCGAAACGTTCAGCTATTCCATCAGCAGCGACGCTTATGCCATCTATCGACTGGAGGACGGCGCCACGAACCCTTCGGCCCTTCGCCTGCTGCAGCATCGTGCGTTCGAGCAGTCCGGAGGCAAGCCGGACGTCGGCGCGCTGAAGGTGCGCCATCTGGTGGTGTACCGCAACCTCCAGGCCGAGTTCCGGCGCACCGCCGTGGCAGGGGCCCTCGGAGGCACGGTGGGTGCGGTCCTTGTCGGACCTCCGATGAAGGGGCCGGACGGCACCGCGACGTCGGCCGTGGATCGCGCGGGATTCGAAGCGCTCGGTGCGACCGAGTACAAGCGGGGCATCTATTCCGCCGAAGAGAACCCCGACCGGGGCAGTGTCCACGTCGTCTACATCGAGACCGAGATCGGTGGCAAGCGCGTCTTCACCCGGACCGTGGGGCCGGTGAAGGGCAAGGACGGGAACAACGCGTTGTCCGACGTCGTGGACGCGTCGATCAAGGCCCACTTGTCGCAGTACCTCTGAGCACGGGGCACCGGGGACAATCCACCCATGGACGAATCCCTCGAACTCCTGGTCAAGACCGAAATGCCGTACGGCAAGCACAAGGGAACGCTGCTGGCGGACCTGCCCGGCAACTACCTGAGCTGGTTCGCCCGCGAGGGGTTCCCTGCCGGTCAGCTGGGCCGTCTGCTGGCCTTGATGCACGAGCTCGACCACAACGGGCTCAGGGACCTCCTGCAGCCGCTGCGACGCCGATGATGGCAAGGAGAACCGCATGATCAAGGTCACCGTGATGTACCCGTACACCGAAGGCGCGCGCTTCGATCACGACTATTACCGCGACCGGCACATGCCGATGGTGAAGGCCCGGCTGGGCAGTGCCTGTGCGTATTACACCGTCGACAAGGGCCTGGCCGGCGGTGCGCCCGGTGCGCCGCCGGCCTTCGTGGCGATGTGCGCGTTCGTCTGTGAGTCGGCCGAAGGCTATGCGGCCGCCGTGCAGGCGCACGGCGCCGAGATCCGCGGGGACATTGCCCACTACACGGACATCGTGCCGGTGGTCCAGGTCAGCGAGGTCGTCGTCGAGCGTTCGGATCGTTCCTGACTGCGCACGCTCATGGACGGCGACCCGCCGTGATCAGCAGTTCGTTGGGCCCCTCCCAGCCGACGGTCGTGTCGAAGGCGTGCAGCTGCGCCCGGATGTCCTCCCAGGCCGCCTGTGCCTTGGCGGGTTCCAGGCCCGAGAGGATCTGGAGGATCGGGCTCGCCGAGCTGCGCACGAAGGCGAGGTAGTCGTCGACCGAGGGCATGCGGAAGACCGCGTCCATCGCGGTGGTCGCGACGTCGTCGAAGCCCGCGTCCCGGAACAGGGTGTCGACGCGGCCCGGTGCCGAGAGGCTGAACAAGCTGCCCGGTGCGTGCGGGTCGGGGGCCGGCAGCCCGGCGTGCCGGAGGGCCGTGGCCATGAGCAGCCGGATGCAGGGGTTTCGTGCGGGGGTCGAGAAGACCACCGTGCACACCCGTCCGCCCGGGCGGAGCGCGCGGTGCATCTCGCGCAACCCGCGGAGGGGATCGGGAAACAGCATCAGGCCGAGCCGGCAGACGGCGGCGTCGAACGAGGCCGCCTCGACACCCAGGTCTTCGCCGTCGGCCACGCGGCACTGCACGTGCTGGAAGCCGGCGCGCCGTGCGCGCTCCTGGGCGAGTGCCACGATCGCCGGCGAGAGGTCGACGGCCAGCACGGCGCCCGACGGGCCGACGCGCTCGGCGATGTCGAGCGTCTGGTCGCCCGCACCCGCCGCGACGTCGAGCACGCGTGTGCCACTCGCCACGCCCGCCATCGCGATCATCGCGTCGGTGGGGCCCCGCAGCCAGGCGCGGATCTCCTGCGAATGGGCGTCCCAGCCGCGGGCGGCGGAGTCCCAGTGGGTCTGTACCGAAGCCTTGAAGGCTTGCCGTTGGATGTCGAACGTGTCCATGCCTTCCAGCGTAGGCGCTCGGGGGCGTCGGCGACAGCCGCAAAGTTGCAGAATGGGGCCGCGATGGCGCATACCCCGCTGGATTTCGACTGGGACGATCTGAAGCCGCTGCTCGCCGTGGCGCAGCACGGCAGCACGCTGGCGGCTGGCCGCGCGCTGGGCGTGGACGCCTCGACGGTGCAACGGCGGCTGTCCGAACTGGGGCGTCGCCTGGGGCAGCCGCTGGTGGAGCGGCTGCCGAGCGGCTACCGCCTGACGGCGTTCGGGGAAGCCTTGCTGCCGCAGGCCCGGCGGGTCGAAGCCGCGGTGGCCGAGTTCCAGCAGCAGCTGGCGGTCGCGGCCGCCGAGGTCGCGGGCGTGGTCCGGGTGACGTGCCCGGAGCCGATCGTCTACCGCATCACCCGATCGACGCTGCTGCAGCGGTTCGGCGAACGCCACCCCGGGCTGCAGGTGCAATTCGTCATGAGCGACCGCTACGTCGACCTCACCCGGGGTGAAGCCGACGTGGCGCTCCGGTCGGGCGACACGGACGATGGTGCACTGGTCGGGCGGAAGATCGGGGATTCCGTCTGGGCGGTCTATGCCAGCACCGACTACATCGCGCGCCATGGGCGACCCAGTGCCATCGAGGATCTGGCGAACCACGCGCTGATCGGCTTCGACGACACGATGCCGACGCATCGCCTCTCGGTGTGGCTGCACCGGATCGCACCGGAGGCGGCGATCGTGGCGAGGAACAACAGCGTGCTGGGCCTGGTCCAGTCGGCCCGGGCGGGCCTCGGCGTGGCGCCGTTGCCCGTGGCCCTGGGAGATGCGGAGCCCGATCTCGTGCGGGTGATCGAGCCTGTCTCCGAACTCACGCGCACCTGGCGCGTGCTGACGACGCCCGCGTTGCGCCACACGCCGCGGGTCGCGGCGTTCTTCGACTTCATCGTCGACGAGATCGACACGCTTCGACCGATCATCACGGGCTGAGGGCAGCGAAGGGGCCGCTGGTGTCCACGGCAACGTTGTAAAGAAACTTCACAAATTCATTCGAAACGGTGTTGACGAACTCGTAAAGAGTCTTCACACTGGTGACCATGGATTGCAGAAGGCACGAGCCTTCTGGTCCGAGCAGAACCGAACAACCGAACAACCTCCCACCCCCGCAACAGGAAACCACCATGACCCGCCATCTGCCCTCGACCCCGAACATGCTGCCCACGTGCGCAGCCGTGTTCGGCCGTGTCGGCAGCAGCCCGCGGAACGGTCTTCCGCATGCGCTGCAGCTGTCCTCGCACGCCGTCCGACTTCAATCGATTCGTGACGACGAGGATCAGGTGCACCCGGGAGAGGGCGCGACGTAGTCGCATCCTCCTTGCTCGCAAGAGGCCCGGACTCCGAAAGGATCCGGGCCTTTTCGTTTTTACCTTCAACTTCACGGCCAGGCCTGGCAGCCGGGCCGTGGCGATCGACGGATCGCACCTCCGGCAATGACCGATGAGGATGCTCTTTGACAATCCAGCGCGAGGTGTTCCCGATGCTGGTCGGGATGAACACCTCGCACCATGCGGACGTGGCGCAGCAGGCAGCGCGCAACGTTGCCAACGTCGAGGCCACGGGTTCGATCCCCGTCGTCCGCTCCATCTCGGGTGTGCCCGTGCACAAGCATCGGGCCGGCCCGGTGTGCATGTGTGCCGGCGCGGCCGCGCCGGCATGCAGCGAATTGCCTGGTCTCCGGGCGGCTCGCGTGCGGACACAGCCGAGATGGAAGTTTCAGGCCCTCGTGGCCCGGCGGGTCGAACCGCCGCCATGCGTCGTTAACTCAGAGGCCAGAGTGCCGCCCTGTCCAGGCGGGAGCCGCGGGTTCGAATCCCGCACGACGCGCCAGATCACGCAAGCCGTTGCGCTTGCATCGTTGTCGGACGGACGGGTGCGAACCCATCGTCCGGCGTGTGTTCGACATCCCCTCGTGGCGGAACTGGCAGACGCGCCTGGCTCAGAACCAGGAGTCGAGAGACGTGTCCGTTCGAATCGGACCGAGGGGACCAGTTCATCGGGTCGGTCCATTCACATCGACGCTTGGCTCAGCTGGCAGAGCACGTCTTGACCAGGCGGGGGTCGCAGGGTCGGAACCTGCAGCGTCGACCAATTTTCCGATCACACATCTCGGTGTGGCGCAGCTGGCAGCGCATCGCGTTTGGGACGCGAGGGTCGCAGGTTCGAACCCTGCCGCCGAGACCATCCGTTCAATGGTGCATGTAGCTCAGTGGGAAGAGCACCGGGTCGTGATCCCGGTGGCCGTCGGTTCGAATCCGACCATGCACCCCACGTTCACCCTGTTCCCGCTGGAGAGCTGACCGAGTGGCAAGGGTGCCGGCTTGCTAAGCCGTGGCCGGTGCTGAGAAGCGCCGCGCGCGTTCGATCCGCGCGCTCTCCTCCAGGGTCCACCTCATCACGTTGATTGAAGCCGTTGCAGGTTCGAATCCTGCGGCAGGGACCAGACCGAAGGGGCGCTCCGCAAGGGGCGCCCCTTTTCGTTTCCGGAACGGGCGCGGCTCAGGACATCAGGCCACGGCGTAGAACCCCTGATCCGACCGCACACCCGCATTCCGGGTGAACGCGGCGGGATCGAACCCCTCGTCCGCGAACTTCTTCTTCACCACCACCGCGGCGGACGCCACGGCCTCCTCGTTCGCCCACTCCACCAGGGTCAGCACGTTGAACTCGCCCGAGCCTCCGGTCTGGTCGAGCACGAGGGTGCGCTGGCAGCCCGGCAAGGTGCGCAGCGTGGCCTGGATGCGCTGCATCTGCGCGATGAACGTCGCACGCACTTCGGCGGGCACGACGAACTTGTCGATGCGGAAGACGGGAGCGGGCGAGAGGGCGGCGAGGTCGTTCGACATGGAGGTTTCCTGGGGGTCGGTGCGCGCAGGGCCCGCGCGCTGGCCTCGATTCTCAAACCTCAAGCATGGTTGAGGTCAAGGGGTTCTTCTTTCGTTGAACGGCGCCGCGGAACGCCGCCAGGCGTTCCGCGTACGGATCCAGCGCATCCTCCGCCTGTTCCAACGCCAGCCCCGCCACCGCGACGAACCGGGCCGGCGTGACCTGACCCTCGGCCATCAACTCGTCCACCACCGCGAGCAGTGCGCCGCGATGCGCTTCGATCAGGCGCGTGGCGCG
This genomic stretch from Piscinibacter gummiphilus harbors:
- a CDS encoding LuxR C-terminal-related transcriptional regulator, translating into MPTEPEPAAGPVFALAKIQPPRPRTGLVERPGLERSLASAFAHPLTLLLAPAGYGKTAALTRQIRQLPGGTALVWISADADDRLPRFLDCLAAALEPHDPAWRVAPEALATLALADGGVRQVANEWINALAGARAPGGLIVIDDLHRIGDPHVFELLACVIERVPSTWSFAIASRVEPPWPLARWRATGQLAELRQYDLRFGEGEVASLIAAAGGDPSHAAQLLERTEGWAAGLRLSLTARHGSAPMGVFNQRHVFDYLAAEVLDDMPAVLRTFLLRCAVLPELTVARCAQVSGSPDASRLLEEIERRGLFVSVLDADELTLRQHDLVRDFLLDRLERDHPEELPGLLCRAAVGEPDLARAVGYFTRAGAWEQAADALAKRGPLLVASGGATLPAMLATLPAAAIDARPDLLVLQGMVAFLAFDFDTTVSAMSRASTGFARAGRAADAALAKAYACIAMQNTGRVHEAAFELTRLRALPLDDASRAVIAFGSAWAAYAELRAEDVAGHFTEMVEALERVPDLQIWNLCFFHSFLAGLPNVNPLMERFADGAFRIAGEHPSHLRAGVLHARVWLALSAGRLDEAAAWMSRADEACHWLGQPCSVATENYNARILIHALLGRREASEAAAKACLDDMRHATTTSNRLTHEYEILLVQARARWIFQDVAGLRAVRAEFAAARNPLEWPAAERQARYLDALLALAEERLADALVLLGPLAEDVERWCFFPAVQARVMRADVLVRLGETEAAAASLSPWVANAVHGRELGGALLAGPAALARLAGVAWGALLPAAAVSLLRRLADLLAPHHAPAPTASALSAQATLLSDREHEVLARIAAGDSNKLIARAFDLSPHTVKRHVANILGKLGVDTRGQAAAWYRDQGSGPPHGGMPS
- a CDS encoding VOC family protein; this encodes MTIKRMDNVLIVVDDLEAVKAFFLELGLKLEGETTVEGPDIGRLIGIGHVRATLSMLRTADGQGIELDKFHTPEAVRFGPVDMPVNALGLRRIMFAVDGLDALVARMSAHGFELIGRMRYGQSYELAYIRGPEGIIVGLAEQLG
- a CDS encoding DUF3820 family protein, yielding MDESLELLVKTEMPYGKHKGTLLADLPGNYLSWFAREGFPAGQLGRLLALMHELDHNGLRDLLQPLRRR
- a CDS encoding EthD family reductase: MIKVTVMYPYTEGARFDHDYYRDRHMPMVKARLGSACAYYTVDKGLAGGAPGAPPAFVAMCAFVCESAEGYAAAVQAHGAEIRGDIAHYTDIVPVVQVSEVVVERSDRS
- a CDS encoding class I SAM-dependent methyltransferase, translated to MDTFDIQRQAFKASVQTHWDSAARGWDAHSQEIRAWLRGPTDAMIAMAGVASGTRVLDVAAGAGDQTLDIAERVGPSGAVLAVDLSPAIVALAQERARRAGFQHVQCRVADGEDLGVEAASFDAAVCRLGLMLFPDPLRGLREMHRALRPGGRVCTVVFSTPARNPCIRLLMATALRHAGLPAPDPHAPGSLFSLSAPGRVDTLFRDAGFDDVATTAMDAVFRMPSVDDYLAFVRSSASPILQILSGLEPAKAQAAWEDIRAQLHAFDTTVGWEGPNELLITAGRRP
- a CDS encoding LysR family transcriptional regulator produces the protein MAHTPLDFDWDDLKPLLAVAQHGSTLAAGRALGVDASTVQRRLSELGRRLGQPLVERLPSGYRLTAFGEALLPQARRVEAAVAEFQQQLAVAAAEVAGVVRVTCPEPIVYRITRSTLLQRFGERHPGLQVQFVMSDRYVDLTRGEADVALRSGDTDDGALVGRKIGDSVWAVYASTDYIARHGRPSAIEDLANHALIGFDDTMPTHRLSVWLHRIAPEAAIVARNNSVLGLVQSARAGLGVAPLPVALGDAEPDLVRVIEPVSELTRTWRVLTTPALRHTPRVAAFFDFIVDEIDTLRPIITG
- a CDS encoding antibiotic biosynthesis monooxygenase; the encoded protein is MSNDLAALSPAPVFRIDKFVVPAEVRATFIAQMQRIQATLRTLPGCQRTLVLDQTGGSGEFNVLTLVEWANEEAVASAAVVVKKKFADEGFDPAAFTRNAGVRSDQGFYAVA